From one Ignavibacteria bacterium genomic stretch:
- a CDS encoding T9SS type A sorting domain-containing protein: MTVTLIRCGLVTILMVVSAVVVSANLRRCDTVDLNGDCVLDTLMVERVGRSEVLLREIRWGSRSGRGYCDSNYYSDTSVKYHAVTIIRFAKADLLSTGHSILRFNQDDAKDLLINVSWSTDTAANSRKMRRANKSFVFVIPAQRGIDTLDTLNINVFSGLITSPIVMRRIKASNGLDSVATSADLTVIHKIKRKNIQVALNDDAGGALIGTVVSRIETPETALAPILVRVFPNPASADEVTVGVKNLTGVGTVRVFDEVGQVLRVWTTSYEGTGETDVMLDVFDFPVGMYRVLVIEDGGRIGTSNFAIVR, encoded by the coding sequence ATGACAGTGACACTTATACGATGTGGGCTAGTTACCATACTGATGGTTGTTAGTGCCGTCGTAGTCTCTGCAAATCTCCGCCGTTGTGATACTGTTGATCTCAATGGAGATTGCGTACTCGACACACTCATGGTAGAGCGTGTAGGTAGGTCGGAAGTATTGCTTCGAGAGATACGGTGGGGTAGCAGGTCTGGTAGGGGATACTGCGATTCAAATTACTACTCAGACACGTCGGTAAAATATCACGCAGTAACAATAATCAGGTTCGCCAAAGCTGATCTACTATCAACAGGCCATAGTATTCTGCGGTTCAATCAAGACGATGCGAAAGACTTGTTAATTAATGTTTCGTGGTCAACCGACACTGCAGCAAACAGCCGCAAGATGCGCCGTGCAAACAAATCATTTGTTTTTGTTATACCTGCGCAGCGTGGAATTGATACGCTTGATACATTGAACATTAATGTTTTTAGCGGGCTAATAACCAGCCCTATTGTTATGCGAAGGATTAAGGCAAGCAACGGTTTAGATAGTGTTGCTACGAGTGCCGATCTAACCGTAATCCATAAAATAAAGCGTAAGAACATACAAGTAGCACTCAACGACGATGCCGGTGGGGCGTTGATAGGTACGGTGGTCTCAAGAATCGAAACACCTGAAACCGCGCTTGCACCAATTCTTGTTAGGGTGTTTCCGAATCCTGCCAGTGCAGATGAGGTGACAGTTGGCGTCAAGAATCTAACAGGAGTTGGAACGGTGAGAGTGTTTGATGAAGTGGGTCAAGTATTAAGGGTTTGGACCACTAGCTACGAAGGTACCGGAGAGACTGATGTGATGTTGGACGTATTCGACTTTCCGGTGGGCATGTACCGGGTACTTGTTATCGAAGACGGTGGGCGAATAGGTACGTCAAACTTTGCAATTGTGAGATAG
- a CDS encoding DNA mismatch repair protein — MDKKRQYNPKDKKSVVDYAKLLEGKTLREICDPEVLKHNYTGKGNFGQILEKFYFGYDPNSKSEADFFEIGMELKTSPLKQLKNNEYRSKERLVLNIINYLEVVNQQFENSDFWKKNANILLIFYLHQAGYDILDYLIKLVDEWNFPNTDLEIIKKDWELIKQKIADGKAHELSEGDTFYLGACTKGANASSVRKQPFSNIPAKQRAYSLKQGYVNHIIASIANDATGVYGKIIPSVAVAKKQTLEEIVISKFKPYYGKTIEQILKSTGVELNTTAKSFYANLTKAILGIELDKEIEEFEKAEIIVKTVRIKENNLPKEDISFPNFKYEEIVYEEWDDSNFKDILEHKFLFVFFQFENEQLVLRKVKFWNMPYSDILEAEKVWAKTKDIVSKGKIVKEVIGTTRYKNFPNKSFNSVSHVRPHATNAADTYPLPTKDKLTKAKEYTKHCFWLNNTYVRDEIYLK; from the coding sequence ATGGATAAGAAAAGGCAATATAATCCTAAAGATAAAAAATCAGTAGTTGATTACGCTAAACTGCTTGAAGGAAAAACTTTAAGAGAGATTTGTGACCCTGAAGTATTAAAGCATAACTACACAGGTAAAGGTAACTTCGGACAGATACTTGAGAAGTTTTATTTTGGTTATGATCCAAACTCCAAATCAGAAGCAGATTTCTTTGAAATTGGTATGGAACTCAAAACTTCTCCTTTAAAGCAGTTGAAGAACAATGAGTATCGTTCCAAAGAAAGATTAGTATTAAACATCATCAATTATCTTGAAGTTGTAAACCAACAATTTGAGAACAGCGACTTTTGGAAAAAGAACGCAAACATTCTTTTAATTTTCTATTTGCATCAAGCAGGTTATGACATTTTAGATTATCTCATAAAACTTGTTGACGAGTGGAATTTTCCAAACACAGACTTGGAAATAATAAAGAAAGATTGGGAGTTAATTAAACAAAAAATTGCTGATGGAAAAGCACACGAACTTTCAGAAGGTGATACTTTTTATTTAGGTGCTTGCACCAAAGGTGCAAACGCTTCATCAGTGCGGAAACAACCTTTTAGCAACATTCCTGCTAAACAAAGAGCTTACTCACTCAAACAAGGGTATGTAAATCATATTATTGCTTCAATTGCAAATGATGCAACTGGTGTTTATGGCAAAATAATTCCATCTGTAGCGGTTGCAAAAAAACAGACCCTTGAAGAAATAGTAATTTCTAAATTCAAACCATATTACGGTAAGACAATTGAGCAAATACTTAAATCAACAGGAGTCGAGCTAAATACAACTGCAAAAAGTTTTTACGCCAATCTTACAAAAGCAATTTTAGGCATTGAACTCGACAAAGAAATTGAAGAGTTTGAAAAAGCTGAAATCATTGTAAAGACAGTAAGAATAAAGGAAAACAATTTGCCAAAAGAAGATATTTCGTTTCCAAATTTCAAATACGAAGAAATAGTATATGAAGAATGGGACGACTCCAATTTTAAAGACATTTTGGAACACAAATTTTTGTTCGTGTTTTTTCAATTTGAAAACGAGCAATTGGTTTTGAGAAAAGTTAAGTTCTGGAATATGCCATATTCTGACATTCTCGAAGCGGAAAAAGTTTGGGCTAAGACTAAAGACATTGTTTCAAAAGGCAAAATTGTAAAGGAAGTTATTGGGACAACTCGTTACAAAAATTTTCCAAACAAATCTTTCAATTCAGTATCACACGTTAGACCACACGCAACGAACGCAGCAGACACCTATCCTTTGCCAACTAAAGACAAATTGACGAAAGCAAAAGAATATACGAAACATTGTTTTTGGCTTAATAACACTTATGTAAGAGACGAAATTTATTTAAAATAG
- a CDS encoding transposase — protein sequence MADRSGGIAHVVQRRAQRRWITRAYIQPGKPWQNSFAESFVGTFRREVLNAEVFFSLNEARFFFQTSGYTWTTHNVHTANTTTDHLQWHSTTRQDNHCFVTTNWSE from the coding sequence ATGGCGGACAGAAGCGGCGGCATCGCCCATGTGGTGCAACGCCGAGCTCAGAGACGCTGGATCACACGAGCGTACATTCAACCCGGAAAACCATGGCAGAACAGCTTTGCAGAGAGCTTTGTTGGCACATTTCGCAGAGAAGTTCTCAATGCAGAAGTCTTTTTCTCGCTCAATGAAGCTCGCTTTTTTTTTCAAACCAGTGGCTACACATGGACAACCCACAACGTCCACACAGCAAACACAACGACCGACCACCTGCAATGGCATTCTACAACAAGGCAGGATAACCACTGTTTTGTAACCACAAACTGGTCCGAATAA